A single region of the Streptomyces sp. NBC_01803 genome encodes:
- a CDS encoding ABC transporter permease, whose protein sequence is MGRYVVRRLLQMIPVFIGATFLIFVMVYALGDPVSALFGDRGPDPATAKALREEFNLDKPVWQQYLLYMGKIFTGDFGTAFNGEPVTALMDRAFPISFRLMVIALVFEMLIGIALGVITGLRRGRSLDTSVLVLTLAVIAVPTFVLGTTAQYFLGVEFGWIDPAVSPEARFDELIVPGLILSLVSLAYVTRLTRTSVAENTRADYIRTAVAKGLPRRRVTVRHLLRNSLIPVVTYLGADVGTLMAGAIVTERIFNIQGVGYQLYQGILRQNSPTVVGFVVVLVLIFLLANLLVDVLYAVLDPRIRYA, encoded by the coding sequence ATGGGACGCTATGTCGTCCGGCGCCTGCTCCAGATGATCCCGGTCTTCATCGGCGCCACCTTCCTGATCTTCGTCATGGTGTACGCGCTCGGCGATCCGGTCTCCGCGCTCTTCGGCGACCGGGGCCCCGACCCGGCCACCGCCAAGGCGCTGCGCGAGGAGTTCAACCTCGACAAGCCCGTCTGGCAGCAGTACCTGCTCTACATGGGCAAGATCTTCACCGGCGACTTCGGTACCGCCTTCAACGGGGAGCCGGTGACCGCGCTGATGGACCGGGCGTTCCCGATCAGCTTCCGGCTGATGGTGATCGCGCTCGTCTTCGAGATGCTCATCGGGATCGCGCTCGGGGTCATCACCGGCCTGCGGCGCGGTCGTTCGCTGGACACCTCGGTGCTGGTCCTCACCCTCGCCGTCATCGCGGTCCCCACCTTCGTGCTCGGCACCACGGCGCAGTACTTCCTCGGCGTCGAGTTCGGCTGGATCGACCCGGCCGTCAGCCCCGAGGCGCGGTTCGACGAGCTGATCGTCCCCGGGCTCATCCTCTCCCTCGTCTCGCTCGCCTATGTCACCCGCCTGACCAGGACCTCCGTCGCCGAGAACACCCGGGCCGACTACATCCGCACCGCCGTCGCCAAGGGCCTGCCGCGCCGCCGGGTGACCGTCCGCCACCTGCTGCGCAACTCCCTGATCCCCGTGGTCACCTACCTCGGCGCCGATGTCGGCACGCTGATGGCCGGCGCCATCGTCACCGAGCGGATCTTCAACATCCAGGGCGTCGGCTACCAGCTCTACCAGGGCATCCTGCGGCAGAACTCGCCCACCGTCGTCGGCTTCGTGGTCGTCCTGGTGCTGATCTTCCTGCTCGCCAACCTGCTCGTCGACGTGCTGTACGCCGTGCTCGATCCGCGGATCCGCTATGCCTGA
- a CDS encoding ABC transporter permease → MPDQEQPSARPFGAQEDAAARAVSAGTATPEPGAARSLWGDAWHDLRRDPVFIVSALLIVFLILISLWPGLIASEDPQRCQLGRSLQGPTSGHWFGFDTQGCDVYTRTVHGARASIAVGVCATLGVALLGAVVGGLAGFLGAFWDTLLSRLTDVFFGIPMVLGAIVFLSMITLSGIWPVVLVIAALGWPQIARIARGSVITAARNDYVHAARALGASNTRMLLRHITPNAVAPVIVMATIMLGTFIALEATLSYLGVGLRPPTVSWGVDISAASDGMQFRNAPHILLYPAAALSVTVLAFIMLGDAVRDALDPKLR, encoded by the coding sequence ATGCCTGACCAGGAGCAGCCGTCCGCGCGGCCTTTCGGGGCGCAGGAGGACGCCGCCGCCCGGGCCGTGTCCGCCGGCACCGCGACGCCGGAGCCCGGAGCGGCCCGCAGCCTGTGGGGCGACGCCTGGCACGATCTGCGGCGCGACCCGGTCTTCATCGTCTCGGCACTGCTGATCGTCTTCCTCATCCTGATCTCGCTCTGGCCGGGGCTCATCGCGAGTGAGGACCCGCAGCGCTGCCAGCTCGGCCGCTCGCTCCAGGGCCCCACGTCCGGGCACTGGTTCGGCTTCGACACCCAGGGCTGCGACGTCTACACCCGCACGGTGCACGGTGCCCGCGCCTCCATCGCGGTCGGCGTCTGCGCCACCCTGGGGGTGGCGCTGCTCGGCGCGGTGGTCGGCGGCCTGGCCGGGTTCCTCGGCGCCTTCTGGGACACGCTGCTCTCCCGCCTGACCGATGTCTTCTTCGGCATCCCGATGGTGCTGGGCGCCATCGTCTTCCTGAGCATGATCACGCTGTCCGGGATCTGGCCCGTGGTCCTGGTCATCGCCGCGCTCGGCTGGCCGCAGATCGCCCGCATCGCCCGGGGCTCGGTCATCACCGCCGCGCGGAACGACTACGTGCACGCCGCCCGCGCGCTCGGAGCGAGCAACACCCGGATGCTGCTGCGGCACATCACCCCCAACGCGGTCGCGCCGGTCATCGTGATGGCGACGATCATGCTGGGCACGTTCATCGCCCTGGAGGCCACCCTCAGCTACCTCGGCGTCGGCCTGCGCCCCCCCACGGTCTCCTGGGGCGTGGACATCTCGGCGGCCTCGGACGGCATGCAGTTCCGCAACGCGCCGCACATCCTGCTCTATCCGGCCGCCGCGCTCAGCGTCACCGTGCTGGCCTTCATCATGCTCGGCGACGCGGTCCGGGACGCGCTCGATCCCAAGCTCCGTTGA
- a CDS encoding ABC transporter ATP-binding protein, with protein sequence MLLDVRDLRVEFRTRDGVVGAVNGVSYSVDAGETLAVLGESGSGKSVTAQAVMGILDSPPGRVAGGEIRFQGRDLLTLGREERRRIRGEKMAMIFQDALSALNPVLSVGYQLGEMFRVHRGMSRKDARAKAIELMDRVRIPAARERVNDYPHQFSGGMRQRIMIAMALALEPELIIADEPTTALDVTVQAQVMDLLAELQREYRMGLILITHDLGVVADVADRIAVMYAGRIVENAPVHELYKRPAHPYTKGLLESIPRLDHKGKELLAIKGLPPNLLHIPAGCPFHPRCPRARDVCRHDPRPPLYEEVGPGRSSACHFWKETIGE encoded by the coding sequence ATGCTCCTCGACGTGCGCGATCTGCGCGTGGAGTTCCGCACCCGGGACGGGGTCGTGGGCGCGGTCAACGGCGTCAGCTACTCGGTGGACGCGGGTGAGACGCTGGCGGTGCTGGGCGAGTCCGGCTCGGGGAAGTCGGTGACCGCGCAGGCCGTGATGGGCATCCTGGACTCGCCGCCCGGCCGCGTCGCCGGTGGCGAGATCCGCTTCCAAGGCCGTGACCTGCTGACGCTCGGGCGGGAGGAACGGCGGCGGATCCGTGGCGAGAAGATGGCGATGATCTTCCAGGACGCGCTGTCCGCGCTGAACCCGGTGCTGTCGGTGGGGTATCAGCTGGGTGAGATGTTCCGGGTGCACCGGGGGATGTCGCGCAAGGACGCCAGGGCGAAGGCGATCGAGCTGATGGACCGGGTCCGCATCCCGGCGGCGAGGGAGCGGGTGAACGACTATCCGCATCAGTTCTCCGGCGGCATGCGCCAGCGCATCATGATCGCGATGGCGCTCGCCCTCGAACCCGAGCTGATCATCGCGGACGAGCCGACGACGGCGCTGGACGTCACGGTGCAGGCCCAGGTGATGGACCTGCTGGCGGAGCTCCAGCGCGAGTACCGGATGGGGCTCATCCTCATCACGCACGACCTGGGCGTGGTGGCGGACGTGGCCGACAGGATCGCGGTGATGTACGCGGGCCGGATCGTGGAGAACGCCCCCGTGCACGAGCTGTACAAGCGGCCGGCCCACCCGTACACCAAGGGCCTGCTGGAATCCATCCCGCGCCTGGACCACAAGGGGAAGGAACTGCTCGCGATCAAGGGGCTTCCCCCCAACCTGCTGCACATCCCGGCCGGCTGCCCCTTCCACCCCCGCTGCCCGCGGGCGCGGGACGTGTGCCGGCACGATCCGCGGCCGCCGCTGTACGAGGAGGTCGGTCCCGGCCGGTCGAGTGCCTGTCACTTCTGGAAGGAGACGATCGGTGAGTGA
- a CDS encoding ABC transporter ATP-binding protein: MPVTSGRRRSVSDRPRREAILEVRDLVKHFPLTQGVVFRRQIGAVQAVDGVSFDLHPGETLGIVGESGCGKSTVAKLLMNLERPTAGHIRYKGEDISKLSGRALKAVRRNIQMVFQDPYTSLNPRMTVGDIVGEPFEIHPEVAPKGDRRRKVRELLDVVGLNPEYVNRYPHQFSGGQRQRIGIARGLALNPEIIVADEPVSALDVSVQAQVINLMERLQDEFDLSYMFIAHDLSIVRHISDRVGVMYLGKIVEIGTDLAIYEHPTHPYTQALLSAVPVPDPALSHRRERIILAGDVPSPANPPSGCRFRTRCWKAQQLCADVEPPLAVPVEFARATGPVAHPSACHFAEEKRRVAHM; the protein is encoded by the coding sequence GTGCCTGTCACTTCTGGAAGGAGACGATCGGTGAGTGACCGCCCGCGCCGGGAGGCGATCCTGGAGGTGCGCGACCTGGTCAAGCACTTCCCGCTGACCCAGGGTGTCGTGTTCCGGCGGCAGATCGGGGCGGTCCAGGCGGTCGACGGGGTGTCGTTCGACCTGCACCCCGGCGAGACGCTCGGGATCGTGGGGGAGTCGGGGTGCGGCAAGTCCACCGTGGCGAAGCTGTTGATGAATCTGGAAAGGCCGACGGCCGGTCACATCCGCTACAAGGGCGAGGACATCTCAAAGCTTTCCGGGCGGGCTTTGAAGGCGGTGCGGCGCAATATCCAGATGGTGTTCCAGGACCCCTATACCTCGCTGAATCCGAGGATGACGGTCGGGGACATCGTGGGGGAGCCGTTCGAGATCCATCCCGAGGTGGCGCCGAAGGGCGACCGGCGCCGCAAGGTGCGGGAGCTGCTCGATGTGGTGGGGCTGAATCCCGAATATGTGAACCGCTATCCGCACCAGTTCTCCGGCGGACAGCGGCAGCGCATCGGCATCGCCCGGGGCCTCGCGCTCAACCCGGAGATCATCGTGGCCGACGAGCCGGTCTCGGCGCTCGACGTCTCGGTGCAGGCCCAGGTGATCAACCTGATGGAGCGATTGCAGGACGAGTTTGACCTGTCCTATATGTTCATCGCCCATGATCTGTCGATTGTGCGGCACATTTCCGACCGGGTCGGGGTGATGTATCTAGGGAAGATCGTGGAAATCGGGACGGATCTCGCGATCTATGAGCACCCCACGCATCCGTACACGCAGGCACTGCTGTCGGCCGTTCCCGTGCCGGATCCGGCGCTGAGTCACCGCCGGGAGCGCATCATTCTCGCCGGAGATGTGCCTTCTCCAGCCAATCCGCCCTCCGGCTGCCGTTTCAGGACGCGCTGCTGGAAAGCTCAGCAGCTCTGCGCGGACGTGGAGCCGCCCCTGGCGGTGCCCGTCGAGTTCGCGCGGGCGACCGGGCCTGTCGCACATCCCTCCGCCTGCCACTTCGCGGAGGAGAAACGGCGTGTGGCGCACATGTGA
- a CDS encoding ABC transporter permease translates to MVPSETRAVEAELVGRSPGQLIWRRFRRDRVGVISAFVVLFFFLAGLCAPLISKLYGKDPYTRYGQIESGLLNGFGYPVKPNGGMDGEFWFGLEPFLGRDVFTQLLYGIRTSLLIALAVTVLATLTAIVLGIAAGYLGGRWDFFISRFIDLLMAFPQQLFFVAFLPIVATLFVDPREETPTWVRVVSIIAVLWVLGWMTLGRILRGATLALREREFVEAAKVSGASPWRIIRKELLPNVVSPILVQATYMLPNFVTTAAALSFLGVGLVEPTPDWGRMFAIGAEVYEADITYMFFPGVSMVIFVVAFNLLGDSVRDAFDPKSHR, encoded by the coding sequence ATGGTGCCCAGCGAAACCCGGGCCGTCGAAGCCGAACTGGTCGGCCGCTCGCCGGGGCAGCTCATCTGGCGACGCTTCCGCCGCGACCGCGTCGGCGTCATATCCGCTTTTGTCGTGCTGTTCTTCTTTCTGGCCGGTCTGTGCGCGCCGCTCATCTCGAAGCTCTACGGCAAGGACCCGTACACACGCTACGGCCAGATCGAGAGCGGGCTGCTGAACGGCTTCGGCTATCCCGTCAAACCGAATGGCGGGATGGACGGCGAATTCTGGTTCGGTCTCGAACCGTTCCTCGGCCGGGATGTATTCACGCAGCTTCTCTACGGAATCCGCACATCCCTGCTGATCGCTCTGGCGGTCACCGTGCTGGCCACGCTGACCGCCATCGTGCTGGGCATCGCGGCCGGATATCTGGGCGGGCGCTGGGACTTCTTCATCAGCCGTTTCATCGACCTGCTGATGGCTTTCCCCCAGCAGCTCTTCTTCGTCGCGTTCCTGCCCATCGTCGCCACGCTGTTCGTCGATCCCCGCGAGGAGACCCCCACCTGGGTGCGGGTGGTCTCCATCATCGCGGTGCTCTGGGTCCTCGGCTGGATGACGCTGGGCCGGATCCTGCGCGGCGCCACCCTCGCCCTGCGGGAGCGGGAGTTCGTCGAGGCGGCCAAGGTGAGTGGGGCGTCGCCCTGGCGGATCATCCGCAAGGAGCTGCTGCCGAACGTGGTCTCGCCGATCCTCGTCCAGGCCACCTACATGCTGCCCAACTTCGTGACCACCGCGGCGGCGCTGTCCTTCCTCGGCGTCGGCCTGGTCGAGCCGACGCCCGACTGGGGCCGGATGTTCGCCATCGGCGCGGAGGTCTACGAAGCCGACATCACCTACATGTTCTTCCCCGGGGTCTCGATGGTGATCTTCGTCGTCGCCTTCAACCTCCTCGGGGACTCGGTCCGCGACGCCTTCGACCCGAAGTCGCACCGCTGA